Within Anopheles ziemanni chromosome 2, idAnoZiCoDA_A2_x.2, whole genome shotgun sequence, the genomic segment GTTCAACCGTAGATGCTCACGTCATCAAGGTATCCAGCAACGATTCTACTCTTTCTTGGTTATTGGAACTTAAAGATGAAGTTAAAACCAAACCTATCATTCTGTACGCACAAAACGATCCAACCTCAGGCATTATTGGATTGGTCAACTGCATCCGGAAGGAGCCCAACATTCAAAACGTCACCTGTTTCTTCATCGATGATTCGTCTGCACCGCCCTTCGACCCCACGCATCCATTCTACAAGGACCAAGTGGAGCTGGGACTTGCTATCAATGTGTATCGTAATGGCCAATGGGGTATCTATCGCCACTTCAAGTTGCACGAACAACGGTATAACGAATCTGTGACGAAACACTGCTACGCGAATTGTATCAAGCCAGGAGATCTTTCCTCTTTTACCTGGATGGAAGGGCCACTAACCGAACGACCATTGTCTGATCTCAGAATCAAAGTTGTCTATAGCTCCTTGAACTTCCGAGACGTTATGCTCGCTACCGGTCGTTTGACGATAGAAACATTCTGCACCAATCGGCTAGCTCAAGAATGTGTGCTTGGGTTGGAATTCTCCGGTGTTACCGCCACCGGGAAACGAGTCATGGGCATTGTGCCTGCCGGTTCGATGGCTACAGTCATTGAAGCCGATCCGCTCTTTCTTCTTGATGTACCGGATGAGTACTCCTTGGAGCAAGCGGCCTCCATACCCACCGTATATGCCACCGTCTACGGTGCATTTTTTGTCTGTGCAGACATTCGAAAAGGCAAATCCATTCTCATCCATGCCGGAACAGGAGGTATCGGCCTAGCGGCCATTCGAGTGGCCCTAGCTTACGGTCTGGAAGTATTTACAACAGTAAGCACTAAAGAGAAACGAGAGTTCCTGTTGAGCTATTTCCCCGACCTGAATTCGAACAACATTGGAAACTCCAGAGACACCACCTTCGAGAGACTCGTCAAAGAACGTACAAACGGCCGAGGTGTTGACTTCGTACTCAACTCACTGTCCGAGGAGAAACTCCAGGCATCCATACGCTGCCTTGCCAAGGGTGGGCATTTTCTGGAGATAGGAAAATACGACATGATGAAGGATTCCAAGATTGCAATGTCTCTGTTCCAGAAAGGCCTATCATTCACGGCCGTCCTCTTGGATCTTATGTTCGTAGACCGTCGGGATCTCATGAAGGAAGTATACAAAACGCTTACCGTCGATATGGCGAAAGGCATCATTAAACCGCTTCCTACGACCGTCTTCCAAGCGCACGAGATCGAGCAAGCTTTCCGTTACTTAGCAACCGCTAAGCACATTGGTAAAGTTGTGCTCAAGATCCGAGACAACGAAGATGATGTCGCCTCGGTTCCTATCTCGTACCTTCCGCGAGTCTACTGCAGTCCCGAGCAAAGCATGGTCATAGCTGGAGGTTTGGGTGGATTCGGCCTCGAGCTAGCCGATTGGCTGATCATTCGTGGTTGCCGGAAGGTGCTCCTCAGCTCTAGCAGAGGTATCACAAAGCCTTATCAACAATACCGTATCAAGTAAGTTCTAGTGAAGTAATCCACTAATACATAATTCAGTACTATAAGCCATTCATTTTTCACAGCACGTGGAAGAGTTACGGAGTCCAGGTGCGCATTTCTACGGAGGATATTTCCACCGAAAATGGTTGCCGTCGACTGTTGCTACAAGCCAATGAGATGGGACCCGTGGCCGGAATCTTCAATCTGGCCGTCCAACTCAGAGACGCCATCATGGAAAACCAATCGGTGGATAAGTTCGCCGAATGTCTCGCTCCAAAAGCCACCGCTACCCACCATTTCGATGTAATAAGCCAGGAGCTTTGTCCCATGCTGAAATATTTTGTCGTTTTCTCCAGCGTATCATGTGGCAGAGGCAATGCCGGCCAATCCAACTATGGTATGGCTAACTCCGTTATGGAGCGTATCATAGAACGTCGAACTTCCGAAGGATTACCGGGCAAGGCCATTCAATGGGGAGCCATCGGAGAGGTTGGTATCGTTGCGGACATGCAGGAGGATAAACTCGACATGGAGATCGGAGGTACGCTGCAACAAAGACTTACCTCCTGTATCCAGGTGCTTGATCAGTTGCTTACGACGGACGATCCTATCGTGTCCAGCATGGTCGTGGCTGAAAAGCGCAGCTCCAGTGGCGGTGCTAAGAACATTGTCGAAGCCGTCATGAACATCATGAACATTCGCGACATGAAATCCGTCTCCATCGAGAGTACTCTCGCCGACATCGGCATGGATTCCCTTATGGCCGTCGAGATTAGACAAGTGCTGGAGCGTGATTTTGACATTCTTTTAACCCCCCAAGATCTTCGCACGCTCACTTTCTCCAAGCTGCAAAAGCTGGCCGACGCCAAGGCAGAAAACGAGGCGGCCGAAGTTGTCAACAAACAGCTCCAGCTGGAAGACTTGTTGGCCAGCTTCGGTGACGAAGCCGATAGCCACCATACCGTGCTGCGACTGCCTTCAAAGTCAGACGATCTCCAGTATGAGCGGGCCGTTCTTATCATCCCTGGCATTGAGAGTGTTTGCAGTCCACCGTGGGTGAAGATTGCTTCCGATATCAATGCCCCAACTTTCATGTTACAATCCTTTGCCAACTCTGCCGATGAACAAACGGTTCCTGGCATCGTAGACTCCGTGTTTGATGAAATGTTCCAAACTGTCTTTGCGAAATGCGAACAGTTTCTGGTCATCGGATACTCGTTCGGATCCCTACTGGCCCTGGATATCGTAAAGCGCCTGGAAGCTCGGTCCCTGCGTGGAAAATTGATGCTTATTGATGGCTCTCCACTGTACCTGCAGCGTTTTGCCAGCAATCACTTTTCCGTTGTTGAGGACGAGCAGCTGCAGATCGCAGTCCTTACGCTTGTGCTCTCGTTTGTGCTGCCCACTACAACGCCAGAAATGATCGGAACGATCATGGAGCAAGGCACATACGCCCAACGTATTACGAAAACGATGGAAATCGCACGCGATTCGAATCCCTTCTCCGAGGAGTATTCGCGCAAAATGTTGCAAGTTCTGTTCAACAGAATCAAAGCGGCAATGAACGTGTCTGTCGAAGCGAAGACAAAGCTACACTCACCACTGATCCTAGTGCGCTCGGGGATGATCTGCGACATCGAGGAGGATTATGGATTGAAAGAGTTTACCACGTCGTCGATGATCGTCAAAATTATCGACGGAACACATCAGACGATCCTAGCGAACCCCGAGTTGATTGAGATCATCAACAAGGACACTCTTTAAAGCGACcgtggaaatggaaagcaatggaatttaattatatttatgACCTCGCAAAAAGATCGCAATGGGAACTAATCAAACCGAGCaaccgaaaaaagaaaacattaggAATTAACTTATGTGATccggataaaaaaaaaaaatatcaatctaAAGGCTTGGTAcaagtttgttaaaaatatttatcggCCGGTAATGGTTGCTTAAAACGTTATAAAATCTTCGCTACCAAAAACTAGCAGCGTGGTGTCATTATATTACAATACTCTCTttccgcaaaaaaaaatcaccattaTAAATGATACCTACTATTTCTTATTCTTGTTCATTAAACTATAGATCGCTTGCTGAATCTTTTCATTCTCCTTCAGATCTTCCTCGAGCTGTGCTATCCGATCTTCCCGGTCCTTCAGCTTCGTTCGCATATCGTTCACGTCCGCCTCCAGCGATTCGATCGAACCGTCCCGTTGCATGAGCGTTTGCTCCAGCTGCTGCACGAGATCGTTCCGTTTCGATATTTCCCGTTCACGTTCGCGCAACTTACACTCGAACTGTTTACGTTCCGCATCACGCTGCTCGGTAAGCTTTTGTCTATCCTCCTCGCCGAGCTTCAGCAGCTTCCGGGCGTCGTCGCGGTTTTTTGTCTATTGGGAAATTTCGTGACCCGGTTGAGCGATCGCGTTCCAAGCACCAccaagggaagaaaaaagtcaatACTCACCATTACGGCCAGCTCCGCGTGTAgacgtttgttttccttctcgtaGTTATCATCGCGCGTGCGAAGGTGCTCAATTTCTTTGACCAGAACGGCACACTTTTGGCTCTTCTCGCCGTACTTTTTGATGTACTCGGCTAGTTCCTGCTTCatttggttcgttttcttGTCGTACGTTGCGGCGGCAGATTTCATCATCACCAGCTCACGCTCCAGCAGtcgattttcattttctaacctataaaaaccgaaacgtcattaattaaaacaccttttgaaatgtaaaaaccACCCGCAAACAACTTACGCCGATTCCTTCAACAACAGGGGTAAACTTTTCTTCTGGTTCTTATCGATCTCGGCCATCAGTAGCTGGTTCTGATGCATCAGTGTCGTTATCTGCGTCGTCGTCGATTCTAAACTGATTCTCAAATCATTCATCAGGTTAGTCTGCATGTTGATCTTGTACGTGTAGAATTCGACGAGTTCCGACTTTTCTACATCGTTTATAAGACCTGCCGCTTTCGCGTCCTGCATCTGAACCACGGCCTGATCCATACGATCCTGCAAATCCCTACTGAGAGCCCGAACGAAGGAGTACCCCGTCGGTGGTTGAAGAAGCCCATTCTTACAGTCATGCACAGGGGACGTAACCATCGAAGTGAGACCATTGGTCTTTAACATATCGATCATTATCGCAACATCGTGCTTGGGAAAATCGGTCGATGATGCGACCTGTAgcattgcctctagcagctcGAGATCACTGCCACCGGTAAGAGCCTTTGCCACAAGAAATTGGATCGGTTTCTGCTTGAACAGGTTCGTCACTTTTGCGTACCAATGCGTCGGAGAGAGATTTGCTAGCTCGTTAAACGCATGCAACGCCCACTGGTACACCCGAGCCGGTCCATCGGCAATGGAATAGTCGAACGGGACAGTTTCCTGGGCCTGATTCACCATGCTGCCGAAGAGGTGCTGATAAAATTGTTCCGCCACTTCGTTCATCGTGTCGTCGCTCGCATTCAGTGCTCTTCCGATCGTGGTCAGCAATCGGGCAAAGGCAATGGCAAGCCGTTCATCATCATTATTCGTCAGGGTCGTCATCAAGTTTCCCAACACCGCTTTGCACTCCTCCGCGAACGCAGCGTCCTTTGagtttttctccaaaatcGTGCACAGCAAATCAACCGCCTTCGAACAATCTTCCGTCGCGTTATTGATCAACCGGATTGGGCCAAATTCGCATATCTTCCGGTACAACTCACTGTCGTCCGGTTTCAGCGAAACGATGCACTCCAAGATTTCAAACAATCCATCGGTCGTACGGTTCTTCTTTAGCTCGACCTTACGTTTGCCCTTCTTCTTCGGTGCCGCCTCGCTACCGTTCTTTTCTCGAGCGTCCCAATGTTTTTCGATTTCGAGCAGAAACTCCTTCAGATCGCGGTTGAAATACTCATCCGTTACCACCGCCTGCACCGGTTGGCTTCCGCTAGTGTCGCCCAACGTTTTCACGTACCGCAAGAAATCGACAACGTGCTTCAGGCTGAAGCTATTTTGCGATGCCAGCATCAAACGTACCTCCTCGAAGCTCATCCGTAGCAAATAGTGCAGATCCATCTCCTTAATGTAGTCGTTCTGCTCAAGTATGATGTACATTTTGCACGCCAATAAGCCAAACTTTTTGATCTGCTTACAAAACGCGGAGATGTTGGTGTTGCGCGTCAGCACAAACGTCGTCGAGAGATCCCGATGGCACAGGTTCACCAGTATCGAGAGGGCTAGCTGGGCCACCTCGCAGCGTTCTTTCTTCTGATGGTTTTGTTCGATCAAGCTGAGCAGTTTTTGGATGAGCCTCTCAAGAAACATTTCTTGCCCATCAACATTGGCTCCGTAGGAAAGATGATGCAGGAGAGACAGCACCCGTTTCTGCTGGTCCGGGGTGTGCAATTCGAGCAGCAACAACGAAACAACCGGTAGGAAACGAAATTTGTTAACCAACGCTAACCGCGTCTCGTCGTCATTTACGGCAACTTCCAGCACGCCGACCACGGACCACAAGAGGTTACTTTTCTTCAGACTGTGGCTCAAGAGTTTATGCAAATTAACAAAGAACACATTGCACTGGTACCCCGATACGTCGAATGTTCTACTCTCTCCGCCGGAAGCCAGTTGCTGAAATGGAGGAATCAAAACAATATGTCATACTTGCgagcaaaaatatataaaggtTGGAAACACTATACTACCTCCAAACATCGGTTGACGAGCGTTTCATTCCCATAGGTGCTACTTATAAAGTACGACTGTATGTGATTGTTGAAATCCAACATGTACGACGACATCTCAGCGAAGCGTCCGGGGCTCATTGTTTACAGACCAAAGGATAGTGGGGAATCCACGATTGTAAAGTGTAAAAACACAATCGACTTAAAGCCACGGACGTAATAAAACTTCTCTCAATAGATTCTATCAAATCAAAACTGACTTTGTAAACTAAAACACACCAAACTTAGCGAAAACAACACGATAGGAGTCGTTGAGGCAGCAAgcaatcgttttcttttcaatttgaatgttGTGTTGTTCTGACGTTCTTGACAGATCGTGCAGTCCTTTGCAACCCGGTGAAAATGCTACTGATATGTGTTCACAATTGTTAGGGCTGTGttaaacggaaggaaaaaaaaaacatcctctTACAATAATGATATCTAAAGCGCGGTAAATTGGACATATGGCttttatagccggtcctaaaggacgagcccctttataggagttcggacagagtcggtacgcctctgattacgagtaagggaacaaacgttcgacttagcgtaggaggatataccccgactcgcataacgaaagaagaagaaagaagaagcgCGGTAAAAAATTGGATTCCACcagattcaaccggattcaactGGATTCCACcagattcaaccggattcaaccggattcaacccggattcaaccggatgcAACCAGATTCAACCCGGATTCAACCCGGATTCAACCCGGATTCAACCAGATGCAACCAAATTCAACCCGGATGCAAGTGGATTCAACTGGATTTAACCTGATTCAACCCGGACTCAACCGAATTCAATCCGATTctgaatccggttgaatccgggGTACTTCTGTTGATTATGGTACCAATAAATACTTCCGAGCAACACTCGCGTCTTTCTTATGCAGCGTCAGCTGCTGTACCaggattataatatcaactgctacgattctgatttcaactgacaaaattataataaacatgatcgcgttataaaatcaactgatgcAGTTAGAATATCATGTGTGGCCGTTAAAAATAATGCAGctgctgttatgatatcatctcaAAATCCCTGTATGTTTCTTCCGTTTCGCGCCATGAAAATTCCTCCATGTTGACTTTCGCACATGTTTACGTTGTATTGCCGGGACgctaaacacacatacacgcggaAGCCCAGGAAAGCATGCTGAAAAACGCCGGCAATAAGCGACAACCGTGGCGCAAAATCATGCCAACGAAGATGTCCTGATCCGAACAATACCCGAACATCAGCATGCAACGTTTCACGTGCATTTGGAACCGGCAAACGCTCGTGGCTGTGTGTGAATCCCAGTGGAGCCAAATGGTGAAGCTGGTGTTAGTGATAAACAGCAGGCACCCCTGCTCGCATCGGATGCTGTGCCGTTGTCTCCACCGATCTGCCCATATGTTTCACCTCATGAAGATGGTTTAAGTCCCCCCGATACATTCCATCCTTTTCACGACGATGCAAACAACAAAGGAGAGAAAAGGCATTCTCCGACGGTTGAAGGACCAGGATAGCGAAATGAACGAGTAAAAAGGATtgatagaaagagagaaaaatccgTAAAGCAATCCTGTTCCAAGCGGTGTGAGACGGAAGGTGCGCAATTACATACCACCCTGCTGGCCCTTTTCCGGTCCGACCGACCGGAGGAACCCGAAGGGATCCGACCGCAACAGCACGCGCGCGTCCGTTCATTCCGTTCCGTGATTTCGTGCGCGGCGCCACGGCACAAAATTGTCGGATTGTTTGGGTTTCTGAACGCCCTGGACGTCTCAGTACCGCTTCGTCGCCTGGCAAAAGAACACACGTAGCAGGTCACGCGCGGCCTGCCGTCGGCTGCTAGGACTTTGGCGTGAACCCGAAACCAAACGTTTGAAATTGACGGTTtgtaacaaaagaaaaagaaagaactgTGCAAGTGCCGTGCAAACACAACATCAAAGCGTTAAATTGAACTTGTTTCTGAACATGAAAGTGTAAatacaaatattatttaaaatgcagtaaaagtaaaacaaaaactgtaaTCCAATTTAAACGTGATTGTGGAAATATTCAAATGCAAGGACTGGCATAATTCAAGTTCCATTGGAGATCCGgttcaataaaaatcaaaaccattccTTACTGGCACAGTAAACACCGTGGAGCCGTGAAGAACGAGTGAGAAGTGGCCAATGCAAAGCCAAGTTCCAGCGTGAAGTGGAGTTGGTGCCCCCCGGAGGAATGGCCGCGAATTCCACTCCACCCCCGTCAACATCTCGAACGAAAAACACGGCCCCGCGGGGAAGGTCAGAGTCCGCTGTCCAGCGCGCGCTTCGGTGTGCCCGGTTTTCCGTCCGTGTGCGTGCATAATAATTGCAAGTGCAGTTGTGGGTGCagttgtcgtcgtcggcgtcgctGTGGATGCGCGAGTGTTCGCGAATCATCGCTCGCTCCTTTTCTCGCTCCGGAAAGCGCATTCGCGCCACTGCCCGCGATCTGCCGGAACGAGAGCAAACGGTCGCGTGCCCTTTTTTTGCCAACCCCCCTTCTCCCGAACACCTTTGGCTCCCATCaatctccagcagcagcagccggcgCGTTTCTTGGCCGATTGTTTCCGCTGCTCGGTGCGAGAACCGTCCACCGACTTTGGCGCGGTGTGAAAGAGTGAGCGCATTTCGCGCGCGCCAAGTTTTAAGCAACTTTCGGCGACGGTGCTGGCAATCAAACGGAGTCGGTTTTTAAACAACTTCACGAAACGCGAACACCCACCAAGGTGACAGAAAAGTGCTGTGGCCCGGGCCCGTTCCGTTTCCGCTTTCGCTCTCGTCGCAAAggggtgttctttttttttcttttcgattcgCGCGTCTTCGACGGCACGACAAGAAAAGCGAACGAGGAGTTCCGCCGGGGCTGGCAAGCGAACCGCGGTTCCGATAGTCTGTCGCGAGATGGTCCTCCGTGCGGCAGGACACGACGAGGACATCGCACTGGCCGGCGGCTCCAGCAACGCCAACAAGCAGGTCAACCCGGacggtgtttttgttttcggcaaCGTTCGTTAGATTAGCTTCCGTTTTGCGAAATTCGAACCAAATGGGAAATcaggtttcccttttttggacGGTAGATAAAGTCAAAGATACGTTTCAATTTACCGCGTAAGATGTGCTCTCAAAATATTAACCGTTTTAGATGTAGGATTAGAGTCGGAGAAGCGAAAATTCTTCAGTGATTATGTAAATTCtgataacaaaaaccaaagctAGAATCGTAGTGAAGTGAAGtggtaaaaaatcaaaactagtTCAAGTAACAAAACAAGTATTCAACTCCACTGGATCCTCGAGGGGAAGTAGCGCCCAACGCCATGGCATTACGAGACCGCAGGCAGCCACCTGAGGGGCTCACACTGATACTCTAGATGGCGGCACCGGAAGTGCCGGCCAGTGCCGGTGCCAGCATGCTGTTCGAGGCCGTCCAGAGCGGCGACCTCGACCGGGTGCGCCAGCTGCTGGACGGCGGAGCGGACGTGAACGCGCGCGACGACAAGTTCTTCAACACGGCGCTCCACCGG encodes:
- the LOC131282936 gene encoding uncharacterized protein LOC131282936, which gives rise to MSPGRFAEMSSYMLDFNNHIQSYFISSTYGNETLVNRCLEQLASGGESRTFDVSGYQCNVFFVNLHKLLSHSLKKSNLLWSVVGVLEVAVNDDETRLALVNKFRFLPVVSLLLLELHTPDQQKRVLSLLHHLSYGANVDGQEMFLERLIQKLLSLIEQNHQKKERCEVAQLALSILVNLCHRDLSTTFVLTRNTNISAFCKQIKKFGLLACKMYIILEQNDYIKEMDLHYLLRMSFEEVRLMLASQNSFSLKHVVDFLRYVKTLGDTSGSQPVQAVVTDEYFNRDLKEFLLEIEKHWDAREKNGSEAAPKKKGKRKVELKKNRTTDGLFEILECIVSLKPDDSELYRKICEFGPIRLINNATEDCSKAVDLLCTILEKNSKDAAFAEECKAVLGNLMTTLTNNDDERLAIAFARLLTTIGRALNASDDTMNEVAEQFYQHLFGSMVNQAQETVPFDYSIADGPARVYQWALHAFNELANLSPTHWYAKVTNLFKQKPIQFLVAKALTGGSDLELLEAMLQVASSTDFPKHDVAIMIDMLKTNGLTSMVTSPVHDCKNGLLQPPTGYSFVRALSRDLQDRMDQAVVQMQDAKAAGLINDVEKSELVEFYTYKINMQTNLMNDLRISLESTTTQITTLMHQNQLLMAEIDKNQKKSLPLLLKESALENENRLLERELVMMKSAAATYDKKTNQMKQELAEYIKKYGEKSQKCAVLVKEIEHLRTRDDNYEKENKRLHAELAVMTKNRDDARKLLKLGEEDRQKLTEQRDAERKQFECKLREREREISKRNDLVQQLEQTLMQRDGSIESLEADVNDMRTKLKDREDRIAQLEEDLKENEKIQQAIYSLMNKNKK